GAACGTTGAGATCGGGCCTGGACAGACCATCCAGATTAACTCCATTGGCAAAGACATCTTTGGCGGTATCTATCAAAGTCAGGCCGTTTCCTTTTCCACGGCCGACGCGAACCTCTTCGAAACTCTGGGCAAGCTTGTGGCCGCCTTCGAGACTAACGACCAGGCTGGCATCCAGTCCGGACTGGCCGGGCTCAAATCCGCACAGCAGCACGTCAACACCCAGCTGGCCAGCGTTGGCGCTCGGGAGAACCGCCTGGACATCGCTGACACGGTTCTCAGTGGTCTGGAACTCAATCAGGAGGAACGCCTGAGCAAGATCGAGGACGTGGATCTGGCCGAGTTAATGACCAAACTTGCAAATCAGCAGATGACCTATGAGGCCGTGCTCAGGTCGTCGTCCATGATCATGAAGATGAGCATGGTTAACTACGTCTAGGCCCGACGGGAACGAGGACGCCGAACATGCTCATTCTGACCAGGCGACCCGGTGAGAGCATATATCTCGGGGAAACCATCAAGGTCACGGTGTTGGGCTGCAAAGGAAACCAGGTCCAGCTTGGCCTGGACGTGCCCGAGGAACTCCCGGTCTACCGGGAGGAAATCTATCTCAAGGTCCAGAAACAGAACCGACTGGCCATGGCCAGCCGGGAGGAAGATCTGATCAAGGTGACTTCGATATGGAAAAGCGACGATTCAGGGAAATCTCGACTCGAATAGGGCGACAGAGAGTCTTTCTCGACAAGTGCCTCTATTTCCCGCGAGGGCTGATCGGTTTCGAAAAGGCCAGGGACTTCGTCCTGCTCCAAGTCCGGGAAGGCTCCCCGTTCCTCCTCCTTCAATGCACCGAGGACCCAAGTCTGGGCCTTCTGGTCACCGACCCGTATGTTTTTCTGGAAGATTGGAGGATTGAAGTCGGAACGGCCGAACAAAAGGTTCTCAGAGTCGGCGGCCTACGGGAATTGGCCGTACTGGTCACCGTGACGATCCCCGAGGGCAATCCGGAAAAAACAGCTCTGAATCTGACCGGCCCCGTGGTCATCAACAGCCGACTGCGCATCGGCCTTCAAATCCCTCAGACCAACGGGAAGGCCCGAAGCAACATCCTCATCAGCGATCTAAGGCCGAGGGCTGCAGACCCGCAGCCAGGTCCAGCTCTTCTTGCAGGAGTTTGACGGCCGTGCGGCGGCTGTCGGGGCTGTAGGTTCCCGACTGGACCTGGGTCTTGAGTTCCTGAACCCGCTCGGTCCTGACCCCCGGGTCGTCCATGGCCGAGTGCATGGCCAAAGCCCGAAGTCGGCCTTCGCTGGACAGGGAAACATGATCCGAAGACTGGGTCCCAGACTGTTCCTCCCGTCGACGCTCGGAGATTTTCGGCGACCGGTCCTCGACCCGCTTGCCGTCAAAAACACCTGCCTGGTTCAGGTAGTTCTGTATTTTCATGGTCTGCTCTCCATTGCTCCTCAGATCATGGTCTCATCGACCTTTTCCCGGGTTATGCCCCACAGGCGGGCCATAACCTTCTCCTTTCTCTCCGGCCCGGGATCCACGACCTGACCGTCCTTGTTCTCGAGGATCTGAAGACCCTCGCCTCCGGCATGGTAGGTAAATACGAATTCCGTTTCGAATTCCCTGTTCAAGGCGGCCCTGATGCTGTTGACCACTGCGTTGTCCGTGGACGAGCCCATAAGGTTTTCCACGATCTCGTTGGTCACCCGGGCCACCAGTTGGCTGCGCTTGGCTGCTTGCGAGATGCTCACGGTATCTCCTCCCTGGTCAGCCGGATTCAGGAGCTTCCTGATCCGGGCCAGACGGCGAGCGGCATCCACCTGTTGGTCGTATGTCCGCATGACGTTCTTGACGAGGAAGGGGCTGATGGTCACGTGTATTACACCTCTTAATGCCATCATCGGCCGCCCTTTGAAAAAACTTTAGGGCTCGAACCAAAAATTATCCAGAAAAAATCCTATCCGCGGCAATGGTCCCCGAGATGACCACGGCTTCGA
The sequence above is a segment of the Deltaproteobacteria bacterium genome. Coding sequences within it:
- the csrA gene encoding carbon storage regulator, producing the protein MLILTRRPGESIYLGETIKVTVLGCKGNQVQLGLDVPEELPVYREEIYLKVQKQNRLAMASREEDLIKVTSIWKSDDSGKSRLE
- the fliW gene encoding flagellar assembly protein FliW, producing the protein MEKRRFREISTRIGRQRVFLDKCLYFPRGLIGFEKARDFVLLQVREGSPFLLLQCTEDPSLGLLVTDPYVFLEDWRIEVGTAEQKVLRVGGLRELAVLVTVTIPEGNPEKTALNLTGPVVINSRLRIGLQIPQTNGKARSNILISDLRPRAADPQPGPALLAGV
- the flgM gene encoding flagellar biosynthesis anti-sigma factor FlgM codes for the protein MRSNGEQTMKIQNYLNQAGVFDGKRVEDRSPKISERRREEQSGTQSSDHVSLSSEGRLRALAMHSAMDDPGVRTERVQELKTQVQSGTYSPDSRRTAVKLLQEELDLAAGLQPSALDR